One Sphaerisporangium krabiense DNA segment encodes these proteins:
- a CDS encoding FtsK/SpoIIIE family DNA translocase, with protein sequence MATRTSKSTPKGSAKRSTSPRPASGKRPSGARATGGRTQGRQARRPASSPPDPISWVFVVIGKLFIGVWLLVANGIGTAARAFGDQARELDPAHRRDGLGLAVLGSAIALAAMTWRSTQGTFASVVDAVLRGAVGSLAWSVPILLALVAWRLLRHPDQNADTNRMIIGWTALLAGLLGVIHVAHATPYPSGPAKTDGMDQVSAAGGMIGFIVSAPPSSILPAFVTIPLLLLLSGFGVLVITATPVHRVPERLAEIRHMLFQKSPDGGAKPAGETGKPARRPRKGAKGKEAQDEAETGDHVRPYDTPVVADAPGARPGREDHSPEIVPGLVDEPAGEPADEEAPPRPAPEPPHPSPAPRKVEQLVLSPQAGPYELPDVGTLRPGTAPKPQTKANTIVVNALTSVLEQFSIDAQVIGFTRGPTVTRYEIELGPAVKVEKVTALTKNIAYAVKSADVRILSPIPGKSAIGVEIPNTDKDLVSLGDVLRSQVAQADHHPMIVGLGKDVEGRTIVANLAKMPHLLIAGATGAGKSVCVNGLISSILMRATPDEVRMVLVDPKRVELSSYEGIPHLITPIITNPKKAAEALEWVVGEMDRRYDDLAASGFRHVDEFNKAVKAGKLVPPPGSERVYQPYPYLLVIIDELADLMMVAPRDVEDSIVRITQLARAAGIHLVIATQRPSVDVVTGLIKANVPSRLAFATSSLADSRVILDQPGAEKLVGQGDALFLPMGASKPMRLQNAFVSEKEIHEVVAHCKSQMQAEYRDDVAAAATAKREIDEEIGDDLDLLVQAAELIVTTQFGSTSMLQRKLRVGFAKAGRLMDLLESRSVVGPSEGSKAREVLVKPDELPGLLADLRGE encoded by the coding sequence ATGGCCACCCGTACGTCGAAAAGCACCCCAAAAGGGTCGGCGAAGCGGTCCACGTCGCCCCGCCCGGCCTCCGGCAAGCGGCCATCGGGCGCGCGGGCCACAGGGGGGCGCACGCAGGGCCGCCAGGCGCGCCGCCCCGCGTCCTCGCCGCCGGACCCGATCAGCTGGGTCTTCGTCGTCATCGGGAAGCTCTTCATCGGCGTGTGGCTGCTCGTCGCCAACGGCATCGGCACCGCCGCGCGCGCCTTCGGCGACCAGGCGCGCGAGCTCGACCCGGCCCACCGCCGCGACGGGCTCGGCCTCGCCGTCCTCGGCTCGGCCATCGCCCTGGCCGCGATGACCTGGCGCTCCACCCAGGGCACCTTCGCCTCCGTCGTGGACGCCGTGCTGCGCGGCGCCGTCGGCTCGCTGGCCTGGTCGGTGCCGATCCTGCTCGCGCTGGTGGCCTGGCGCCTGCTCAGGCACCCCGACCAGAACGCCGACACCAACCGCATGATCATCGGCTGGACGGCGCTGCTCGCCGGCCTGCTCGGCGTCATCCACGTCGCGCACGCCACCCCCTACCCCTCCGGGCCGGCCAAGACCGACGGCATGGACCAGGTGTCCGCGGCGGGCGGCATGATCGGGTTCATCGTCTCGGCGCCGCCCTCCAGCATCCTTCCCGCCTTCGTGACCATCCCGCTGCTGCTGTTGCTGTCCGGGTTCGGCGTCCTGGTGATCACGGCCACGCCGGTGCACCGCGTGCCCGAGCGGCTCGCCGAGATCCGGCACATGCTCTTCCAGAAGTCCCCGGACGGCGGCGCCAAGCCCGCGGGGGAGACCGGCAAGCCCGCCCGCCGCCCGCGCAAGGGGGCCAAGGGGAAGGAGGCCCAGGACGAGGCGGAGACGGGCGACCACGTCAGGCCCTACGACACCCCCGTGGTCGCCGACGCGCCCGGCGCCAGGCCCGGGCGCGAGGACCACTCCCCGGAGATCGTCCCCGGCCTCGTCGACGAGCCGGCCGGCGAGCCCGCCGACGAGGAGGCGCCGCCGCGGCCCGCCCCCGAGCCCCCGCACCCCTCGCCCGCGCCGCGCAAGGTCGAGCAGCTCGTGCTGTCCCCGCAGGCGGGCCCCTACGAGCTTCCCGACGTCGGCACGCTGCGCCCCGGCACCGCGCCCAAGCCGCAGACCAAGGCCAACACGATCGTCGTCAACGCGCTCACCAGCGTGCTCGAACAGTTCTCCATCGACGCCCAGGTGATCGGCTTCACCCGCGGCCCGACGGTCACCCGCTACGAGATCGAGCTCGGCCCCGCCGTCAAGGTCGAGAAGGTCACCGCGCTCACCAAGAACATCGCCTACGCCGTCAAGTCGGCCGACGTCCGCATCCTGTCCCCGATCCCGGGCAAGTCCGCGATCGGCGTCGAGATCCCGAACACCGACAAGGACCTGGTCAGCCTCGGTGACGTGCTGCGCTCCCAGGTCGCCCAGGCCGACCACCACCCGATGATCGTGGGCCTCGGCAAGGACGTCGAGGGCCGCACCATCGTGGCCAACCTCGCCAAGATGCCTCACCTGCTCATCGCGGGCGCCACCGGTGCGGGAAAGTCGGTCTGCGTCAACGGCCTGATCTCCTCGATCCTGATGCGGGCCACCCCCGACGAGGTGCGCATGGTCCTCGTCGACCCCAAGCGGGTCGAGCTGTCGTCCTACGAGGGCATCCCCCACCTGATCACCCCGATCATCACCAACCCCAAGAAGGCCGCCGAGGCCCTGGAGTGGGTCGTCGGCGAGATGGACCGCAGGTACGACGACCTGGCGGCCAGCGGCTTCCGGCACGTCGACGAGTTCAACAAGGCGGTCAAGGCCGGCAAGCTGGTGCCCCCGCCGGGCAGCGAGCGGGTCTACCAGCCCTACCCCTACCTGCTGGTCATCATCGACGAGCTCGCCGACCTCATGATGGTCGCCCCCCGCGACGTCGAGGACTCCATCGTCCGCATCACCCAGCTCGCCCGCGCCGCGGGCATCCACCTGGTCATCGCCACCCAGCGCCCCTCGGTGGACGTCGTCACCGGACTGATCAAGGCGAACGTGCCCTCGCGGCTCGCCTTCGCCACCTCCTCGCTGGCCGACTCGCGGGTCATCCTCGACCAGCCGGGCGCCGAGAAGCTCGTCGGCCAGGGCGACGCGCTGTTCCTGCCCATGGGCGCGAGCAAGCCGATGCGCCTGCAGAACGCCTTCGTCTCCGAGAAGGAGATCCACGAGGTCGTCGCGCACTGCAAGTCCCAGATGCAAGCGGAGTACCGCGACGACGTCGCCGCGGCGGCCACCGCCAAGCGCGAGATCGACGAGGAGATCGGCGACGACCTCGACCTGCTGGTCCAGGCCGCCGAGCTGATCGTCACCACCCAGTTCGGCTCCACCTCCATGCTCCAGCGCAAGCTGCGCGTGGGCTTCGCCAAGGCCGGGCGCCTGATGGACCTGCTGGAGAGCAGGAGCGTCGTCGGCCCGAGCGAGGGCTCCAAGGCCCGCGAAGTGCTCGTCAAGCCGGACGAACTGCCCGGGCTGCTCGCCGACTTGCGGGGAGAGTGA
- a CDS encoding helix-turn-helix domain-containing protein has protein sequence MSIGVTLAAARHAAGMTVAQLSGRTRIRETVIYAIERDDFSLCGGDFYARGHVRNIAKTLGLDPDAIVHQFDEEHGGVPRPVRAAAVFQAENSIKLRERRSPNWSTAMAIALAIVAVFGVARVMSGTGEPVAPDPKAGVPKAPAPSSKPSAAAKVAERGSDLVTLQVKATKPSWLEVSDSKGKQMFRGTLPAGRTSTWKARKEVRVTIGNAGGVDLEVNGKHIGVPGKLGQLVHKSFGPEEPGSR, from the coding sequence ATGAGCATTGGAGTGACGCTGGCCGCGGCACGTCACGCGGCGGGCATGACGGTCGCTCAGCTGAGCGGCCGCACGCGTATCAGGGAGACGGTCATCTATGCCATCGAGCGGGACGACTTCTCGCTCTGCGGAGGCGACTTCTACGCCCGGGGTCACGTCCGCAACATCGCCAAGACCCTCGGGCTCGATCCCGACGCGATCGTGCACCAGTTCGACGAGGAACACGGCGGCGTTCCCCGGCCCGTGCGCGCGGCGGCGGTCTTCCAGGCCGAAAATTCGATCAAACTCCGGGAGCGCCGCAGCCCCAACTGGTCGACCGCGATGGCGATCGCCCTCGCCATCGTGGCGGTCTTCGGCGTCGCCCGCGTGATGAGCGGCACCGGCGAGCCCGTCGCCCCCGACCCCAAGGCCGGCGTCCCCAAGGCCCCCGCCCCCTCGTCCAAGCCCTCGGCGGCCGCCAAGGTCGCCGAGCGGGGGAGCGATCTGGTCACCCTGCAGGTCAAGGCCACCAAGCCGTCCTGGCTGGAGGTCAGCGACAGCAAGGGCAAGCAGATGTTCCGCGGCACCCTGCCCGCCGGGCGCACCTCCACCTGGAAGGCGCGCAAGGAGGTCCGGGTCACGATCGGCAACGCGGGCGGCGTCGACCTGGAGGTCAACGGCAAGCACATCGGCGTGCCCGGGAAGCTGGGCCAGCTCGTCCACAAGTCGTTCGGCCCCGAGGAGCCGGGCTCGCGCTGA
- the rimO gene encoding 30S ribosomal protein S12 methylthiotransferase RimO, whose product MSSRRTASLITLGCARNDVDSEELAARMEAAGWSLDDDDPDVIVVNTCGFIDSAKQDSINTLLAAADSGAKVVAAGCMAERYGKELAEALPEASAVISFDDYADIGARLDDVVAGRALTPHTPQDRRLLLPITPVERSSGATAVPGHGETLPEGLAPASGPRALRKRLSGGPMAPLKLASGCDRRCAFCAIPAFRGAYVSRRPDELLAEAEWLAARGVKELVLVSENSTSYGKDLGDLRALEKLLPRLAATEGVERVRVNYLQPAELRPGLLEVIAGTPGVAPYFDLSFQHASGTVLRRMRRFGDPRRFLDLLETIRSHAPEAGVRSNFIVGFPGETEEEFAELTAFLQEARLDVAGVFGYSDEQGTEAAGFPGKLDQDVVDARVATLSALTDELAAQRAEERIGTEVEVLVEEDLGDGGYEGRAAHQGPEVDGSVTVQGIGLVPGQIVRATVVDAEGVDLIARIKASP is encoded by the coding sequence ATGTCTTCCCGCCGAACCGCATCGCTGATCACACTGGGCTGCGCGCGCAACGACGTCGACTCCGAGGAGCTCGCCGCGCGCATGGAGGCCGCCGGGTGGAGCCTCGACGACGACGACCCCGACGTCATCGTCGTCAACACCTGTGGCTTCATCGACTCGGCGAAGCAGGACTCGATCAACACCCTGCTGGCCGCGGCCGACTCCGGGGCCAAGGTGGTCGCCGCCGGGTGCATGGCCGAGCGCTACGGCAAGGAACTGGCGGAGGCGCTGCCCGAGGCCTCCGCGGTCATCTCCTTCGACGACTACGCCGACATCGGCGCGCGTCTGGACGACGTCGTCGCGGGCCGTGCGCTCACGCCGCACACGCCCCAAGATCGCCGGCTGCTCCTGCCCATCACCCCCGTCGAACGCTCCTCGGGCGCCACGGCCGTCCCGGGCCACGGCGAGACCCTGCCCGAGGGCCTCGCACCCGCCAGCGGGCCGCGCGCGCTGCGCAAACGGCTCTCCGGCGGCCCGATGGCCCCGCTGAAGCTCGCCTCCGGGTGCGACCGGCGCTGCGCCTTCTGCGCGATCCCGGCCTTCCGCGGCGCCTACGTCTCGCGCCGGCCCGACGAACTGCTGGCCGAGGCCGAGTGGCTCGCCGCGCGCGGGGTCAAGGAGCTCGTGCTGGTCAGCGAGAACTCCACCTCCTACGGCAAGGACCTCGGCGACCTTCGCGCCCTGGAGAAGCTGCTGCCGCGGCTGGCGGCCACCGAGGGCGTCGAGCGGGTCAGGGTGAACTACCTGCAGCCCGCCGAGCTCCGTCCCGGCCTTCTGGAGGTCATCGCGGGCACCCCCGGCGTGGCCCCGTACTTCGACCTGTCGTTCCAGCACGCCAGCGGCACCGTCCTGCGCCGCATGCGCCGCTTCGGCGACCCGCGCCGCTTCCTGGACCTCCTGGAGACCATCCGGTCGCACGCCCCGGAGGCAGGGGTGCGCTCCAACTTCATCGTCGGGTTCCCCGGCGAGACCGAGGAGGAGTTCGCCGAGCTGACCGCCTTCCTCCAGGAGGCGCGGCTGGACGTCGCGGGCGTGTTCGGCTACTCCGACGAGCAGGGCACCGAGGCCGCCGGGTTCCCGGGCAAGCTCGACCAGGACGTCGTGGACGCCCGCGTCGCCACGTTGTCCGCCCTCACGGACGAGCTGGCCGCCCAGCGCGCGGAGGAGCGCATCGGCACCGAGGTCGAGGTCCTCGTCGAGGAGGATCTGGGCGACGGCGGCTACGAGGGCCGCGCCGCCCACCAGGGCCCCGAGGTGGACGGCTCGGTGACCGTCCAGGGCATCGGGCTGGTCCCCGGCCAGATCGTGCGCGCCACGGTCGTCGACGCCGAGGGGGTCGACCTGATCGCCCGCATCAAGGCCTCGCCATGA
- the pgsA gene encoding CDP-diacylglycerol--glycerol-3-phosphate 3-phosphatidyltransferase — protein MTQRPETGAEPIVAPVARYVSPWNVANVLTVLRLVVVPFFVVCMFVDGAGWRWTALVVFLLASLTDQLDGWLARRYGLITDFGKIADPIADKALIGAALVTLSLLAEVPWWVTAAILVREAGVTGLRFAVIRHGIIPASYGGKVKTVLQIAAIALYILPGVPDALRWAVMGAALAVTVVTGLDYVIRAVRLRKVAQKARGG, from the coding sequence ATGACGCAACGGCCGGAGACCGGCGCCGAGCCGATCGTCGCCCCTGTGGCTCGGTACGTCAGCCCGTGGAACGTCGCCAACGTGCTGACCGTGCTCCGGCTCGTGGTCGTCCCCTTCTTCGTCGTCTGCATGTTCGTGGACGGCGCGGGCTGGCGGTGGACGGCGCTGGTGGTGTTCCTGCTGGCGTCGCTGACCGACCAGCTCGACGGCTGGCTGGCCCGGCGCTACGGGCTGATCACCGACTTCGGCAAGATCGCCGACCCGATCGCGGACAAGGCGCTGATCGGTGCCGCGCTGGTCACGCTGTCCTTGCTCGCCGAGGTGCCCTGGTGGGTCACCGCCGCGATCCTGGTCAGGGAGGCCGGGGTCACGGGGCTTCGGTTCGCGGTGATCCGGCACGGCATCATCCCGGCCAGCTACGGCGGCAAGGTCAAGACCGTCCTGCAGATCGCCGCCATCGCGCTCTACATCCTGCCCGGCGTGCCCGACGCGCTGCGGTGGGCGGTGATGGGCGCGGCCCTGGCCGTGACGGTGGTCACCGGCCTGGACTACGTGATCAGGGCCGTGCGGCTGCGGAAGGTGGCCCAGAAGGCGCGCGGCGGGTGA
- a CDS encoding CinA family protein has product MSATLAAEVLALLVRRGATAAVAESLTGGLIGAALTTPAGASAAFRGGVIAYATELKARLLEVPEDLLDREGAVHPEVAAAMAAGVRRLAGATYGLAVTGVAGPDPQDGRPVGTVHIAVAGPDKGFWRREVHLSGSREEIRKGTVREGLDLLRGVLEAEVGEHSG; this is encoded by the coding sequence GTGAGCGCGACCCTGGCGGCCGAGGTGCTGGCCCTCCTGGTGCGCCGGGGGGCCACGGCGGCGGTCGCCGAGTCCCTGACCGGCGGGCTGATCGGCGCCGCGCTCACCACGCCGGCCGGCGCGTCGGCCGCGTTCCGGGGCGGGGTGATCGCCTACGCGACCGAGCTGAAGGCCCGGCTGCTGGAGGTCCCGGAAGATCTACTAGATCGGGAGGGTGCCGTGCACCCGGAGGTCGCGGCGGCCATGGCCGCCGGGGTCCGGCGGCTCGCCGGGGCGACCTACGGTCTGGCGGTGACCGGCGTGGCCGGCCCGGACCCTCAGGACGGCAGGCCGGTCGGCACCGTCCACATCGCCGTGGCCGGACCGGATAAGGGTTTTTGGCGGCGTGAGGTGCATCTTTCCGGATCTAGGGAAGAGATCCGTAAAGGTACCGTTCGGGAGGGTTTAGATCTCCTGAGAGGTGTGCTGGAGGCCGAAGTGGGGGAACATTCCGGATGA
- a CDS encoding helix-turn-helix domain-containing protein, which translates to MVLLRQLLGDVLRRLRVRQARTLREVSTLARVSLGYLSEVERGQKEASSELLASICGALGVPLSQVLREVSDQFALAELQHAPVLADVPEHERLPISETVSTTISGPEFEGFPEVKDMVAA; encoded by the coding sequence ATGGTCCTGCTGCGTCAGCTGCTCGGTGACGTGCTGCGGCGGCTGCGGGTGCGGCAGGCACGCACCCTGCGCGAGGTCTCCACGTTGGCACGTGTCTCACTGGGCTACCTGTCCGAGGTTGAGCGCGGCCAGAAGGAAGCGTCCTCGGAGCTGCTCGCGTCGATCTGCGGCGCCTTGGGCGTGCCTCTTTCGCAGGTGCTCCGCGAGGTGTCCGACCAGTTCGCGCTGGCCGAACTGCAACACGCGCCCGTGCTGGCCGACGTGCCCGAGCACGAGCGTCTTCCCATCTCCGAGACCGTCTCCACCACGATCTCGGGCCCCGAGTTCGAAGGCTTCCCCGAGGTCAAGGACATGGTCGCCGCGTAG
- a CDS encoding Fpg/Nei family DNA glycosylase, with protein MPEGDAVYRTGARLRAALDGRVLTRSDFRVPRHATADLTGRAVLTTLTRGKHLLTRVEGGLTVHTHLRMDGSWRVQAAGTRLRAGDVVRLVLANVRWQAVGIRLGVVDLLPTEREDRVVGHLGPDLLSPAWDAAHAETAARNIAARPEVTIGEALLDQRNVAGLGTIWRAETLYLSGISPFTPAGDVPDLVTMMTLAHRLLEASKDDPGGPITTGDPRPGRRLWAYGRAGRTCPRCGGRIVGGELGAQPYERLVFYCPVCQPR; from the coding sequence ATGCCCGAGGGCGACGCCGTCTACCGCACCGGCGCCCGGCTGCGTGCCGCCCTCGACGGACGGGTGCTCACCCGCTCGGACTTCCGCGTCCCCCGGCACGCCACCGCCGACCTGACGGGCCGTGCCGTCCTCACCACGCTGACCCGCGGAAAACACCTGCTCACGCGGGTGGAGGGCGGGCTCACCGTGCACACTCACCTGCGCATGGACGGAAGCTGGCGCGTCCAGGCCGCAGGCACCCGCCTCCGCGCGGGCGACGTCGTCCGCCTCGTCCTCGCCAACGTCCGCTGGCAGGCCGTCGGGATCAGGCTCGGCGTGGTCGACCTGCTGCCCACCGAACGGGAGGACCGGGTCGTGGGCCACCTCGGGCCCGATCTGCTGTCCCCCGCCTGGGACGCCGCGCACGCCGAGACGGCCGCGCGGAACATCGCGGCGCGGCCGGAGGTGACGATCGGTGAGGCGCTGCTGGACCAGCGCAACGTGGCGGGCCTCGGCACCATCTGGCGCGCCGAGACGCTTTACCTGTCCGGGATCTCCCCGTTCACTCCCGCGGGGGACGTGCCGGACCTGGTGACGATGATGACGCTCGCCCATCGGCTGCTGGAGGCGAGCAAGGACGACCCGGGAGGCCCGATCACGACGGGCGATCCGCGCCCGGGGAGGCGCCTGTGGGCGTACGGGAGGGCCGGCAGGACGTGCCCGCGCTGCGGAGGACGGATCGTGGGCGGAGAGCTCGGGGCACAGCCGTACGAAAGACTGGTGTTCTACTGTCCCGTCTGCCAGCCGCGGTGA
- a CDS encoding RrF2 family transcriptional regulator — translation MRLSARVDYALRAAAELAASGSGPTTVGELAKEQEMPPKYLENILLQMRRAGLVRGQRGPEGGYVLARPATEISLADVIRAVDGPLANVRGERPEHVGYRGAARSLQQVWIALRASERAILEEVTLDQIATDTLPPRVMELAADPAAWD, via the coding sequence ATGCGTCTTTCTGCCCGTGTCGACTACGCCCTCCGCGCCGCCGCCGAGCTGGCCGCCTCCGGCAGCGGTCCCACCACCGTGGGCGAGCTCGCCAAGGAACAGGAAATGCCCCCCAAGTACCTGGAGAACATCCTGCTCCAGATGCGAAGGGCCGGACTGGTGCGCGGCCAGCGAGGCCCCGAGGGCGGGTACGTCCTGGCCAGGCCCGCGACCGAGATCTCACTCGCCGACGTGATCCGCGCCGTGGACGGTCCCCTGGCCAACGTCCGGGGCGAGCGCCCCGAGCACGTCGGCTACCGCGGGGCCGCCCGCTCCCTCCAGCAGGTCTGGATCGCCCTGCGCGCGAGCGAGCGCGCGATCCTGGAGGAGGTCACCCTGGACCAGATCGCCACCGACACCCTGCCCCCGCGCGTGATGGAGCTGGCCGCCGACCCCGCGGCCTGGGACTGA
- a CDS encoding endonuclease/exonuclease/phosphatase family protein, translated as MAEAPHRSPSETASPRSSSALVRRHAPAGVAVLGVLLLADHLRVLLPSLITLFGRAGETPPERMGLFAALWFVLPFAAVPAARAVGARRVLMGAGVLLAAARLVLQATDGGAPQLYVSGAGVACGIAFLYGCARTLPREVVPAALAGGLAASTIVHLLLGQMDLVWRAGPLPWFGVVLACAALLGCLWALPGRHGEPAPARLWFAFGPALVLTGMYLGTTGLAGPPAWGGPAAWTTMVVSATLAVCQIAMVCLAARPPARRWVPVALLPLSVAVAIVTETTPPAALAALALGACLGLAGLPAAASPGRSGLAAIAGMLVFLVAVFAYYAAYDADLGFPNRLVPGALAVLVAVLAGTAAQGRRAPARPSLGRGPVVVALAVAAATAVAAWRPTPQVRTVAGDEFTLIAYNIRMGFGLKGTLDLDAIAAWARTRNPDVVLLSEVDRGWLLNGGHDGLARVAAGLGMTYRFAPAADGLWGDAILTSLPLRGSESFPLGRHGHPTGAQAQASVVVVGGAEVGILNTHLQAPAGQAPEAAALARRLAEGRIPAAVPARPRPVLLTGDLNTTPADPEMAVLTGAGLTDPLTAFGDPPTSPADDPVKRIDHVLLGRGLSVVTAEVPRVPFSDHLPVVVRLRLTTL; from the coding sequence ATGGCGGAAGCACCCCACCGATCCCCCTCCGAGACCGCCTCGCCGCGCTCGTCCTCGGCCCTCGTCCGGCGGCACGCGCCCGCGGGCGTGGCCGTCCTCGGCGTGCTGCTGCTGGCCGACCACCTGCGCGTTCTGCTCCCCTCTCTGATCACGCTGTTCGGCCGGGCGGGCGAGACCCCGCCGGAGCGCATGGGCCTGTTCGCGGCCCTGTGGTTCGTCCTCCCGTTCGCCGCGGTCCCGGCCGCCCGGGCCGTGGGCGCGCGGCGGGTCCTCATGGGCGCCGGGGTACTGCTGGCCGCCGCCCGGCTCGTGCTCCAGGCCACCGACGGCGGCGCGCCCCAGTTGTACGTGTCGGGCGCGGGGGTCGCCTGCGGGATCGCCTTCCTGTACGGCTGCGCGCGGACGCTGCCCCGCGAGGTGGTCCCCGCGGCGCTCGCCGGGGGCCTGGCGGCCTCGACGATCGTCCACCTGCTGCTCGGCCAGATGGACCTGGTGTGGCGCGCGGGCCCCCTTCCCTGGTTCGGTGTCGTTCTGGCCTGCGCGGCCCTCCTGGGGTGCCTGTGGGCCCTTCCAGGACGGCATGGGGAGCCCGCCCCCGCGCGGCTCTGGTTCGCCTTCGGGCCCGCCCTGGTGCTGACGGGCATGTACCTGGGGACGACCGGCCTGGCCGGCCCGCCCGCGTGGGGCGGGCCCGCGGCGTGGACCACCATGGTGGTGAGCGCGACGCTCGCCGTCTGCCAGATCGCCATGGTCTGCCTGGCCGCGCGCCCGCCCGCGCGCCGGTGGGTCCCGGTCGCCCTGCTTCCCCTGTCGGTGGCCGTGGCGATCGTCACCGAGACCACGCCTCCGGCCGCGCTCGCCGCGCTCGCGCTCGGGGCCTGCCTGGGCCTGGCGGGACTGCCGGCCGCCGCCTCCCCTGGCAGGAGCGGCCTGGCCGCGATCGCCGGCATGCTCGTGTTCCTGGTGGCCGTGTTCGCGTACTACGCGGCCTACGACGCCGACCTCGGCTTCCCCAACCGCCTCGTGCCCGGCGCCCTGGCCGTCCTGGTCGCCGTCCTCGCGGGGACCGCCGCCCAGGGCCGGCGGGCGCCCGCCCGGCCTTCGCTCGGGCGGGGGCCGGTGGTCGTCGCGCTGGCCGTCGCGGCGGCCACGGCCGTGGCGGCCTGGCGGCCCACCCCGCAGGTGCGCACCGTGGCCGGGGACGAGTTCACGCTGATCGCCTACAACATCCGGATGGGGTTCGGGCTGAAGGGCACCCTGGACCTCGACGCGATCGCCGCGTGGGCGCGCACCCGGAACCCCGACGTGGTGCTGCTGAGCGAGGTCGACCGGGGCTGGCTGCTCAACGGCGGCCACGACGGCCTGGCGCGCGTCGCCGCGGGGCTCGGCATGACCTACCGTTTCGCGCCCGCGGCCGACGGCCTGTGGGGCGACGCGATCCTGACGTCGTTGCCGCTGCGCGGGTCGGAGTCGTTCCCGCTCGGCCGCCACGGCCATCCGACGGGCGCGCAGGCGCAGGCGTCGGTGGTCGTCGTGGGCGGCGCCGAGGTGGGCATCCTGAACACCCACCTGCAGGCGCCCGCCGGCCAGGCGCCCGAGGCGGCCGCGCTGGCCCGGCGGCTCGCCGAGGGAAGGATCCCGGCGGCCGTCCCCGCCCGGCCCCGGCCCGTGCTGCTCACCGGCGACCTCAACACCACCCCCGCCGACCCGGAGATGGCCGTCCTGACGGGCGCGGGCCTCACCGACCCCCTGACGGCCTTCGGGGACCCCCCTACCTCCCCCGCCGATGACCCGGTGAAGCGGATCGACCACGTACTGCTCGGACGGGGGTTGAGCGTTGTCACGGCAGAGGTTCCCCGCGTACCTTTCTCAGATCATCTGCCTGTTGTGGTGCGGTTGCGGCTAACCACGCTTTAG